The following are encoded together in the Dickeya lacustris genome:
- the zwf gene encoding glucose-6-phosphate dehydrogenase, which produces MAVTSTAQACDLVIFGAKGDLARRKLLPSLYQLEKAGHIHPQTRIIGVGRAQWDKDAYIKVVREALDTFLKEPLDETLWETLSNRLDFCNLDVEDAEGFVRLGKMLDQENRTTINYFAMPPSTFGAICRGLGQAGLNKEPTRVVMEKPLGTDLASSRVINNQVAEYFNECQVYRIDHYLGKETVLNLLALRFANSLFANNWDNRTIDHVQITVAEEVGIEGRWGYFDKAGQMRDMIQNHLLQILTMIAMSPPADLSTDRIRDEKVKVLRSLRRIDRSNVHEVTVRGQYTSGFVQGQKVPGYLEEEGANKTSNTETFVAIRVDIDDWRWSGVPFYLRTGKRLPSKCSEVVVYFKNPALNLFHDSYQQLPQNKLIIRLQPDEGVEIQILNKIPGLDHKHRLQTTKLDLSFSETFNQQHLADAYERLLLETMRGIQALFVRRDEVEEAWKWVDSIMDAWAMDNDSPKPYQAGTWGPVASVAMITRDGRSWNEVE; this is translated from the coding sequence ATGGCGGTAACGTCAACAGCCCAGGCGTGTGACCTGGTTATTTTCGGTGCCAAGGGAGACCTGGCTCGCCGTAAATTGCTGCCTTCACTGTATCAACTGGAAAAAGCAGGCCATATTCATCCGCAGACCCGCATTATTGGGGTAGGGCGTGCGCAGTGGGACAAAGATGCCTATATCAAGGTGGTGCGCGAAGCACTGGACACCTTTCTCAAAGAGCCCCTGGACGAAACATTATGGGAGACGTTGAGCAATCGGCTTGACTTCTGCAATCTGGATGTAGAAGACGCAGAGGGTTTTGTCCGTCTTGGCAAGATGCTTGACCAGGAGAATCGTACTACCATCAATTATTTTGCAATGCCGCCAAGCACATTTGGCGCGATTTGCCGAGGCCTTGGTCAGGCTGGGCTGAATAAAGAGCCGACGCGCGTGGTGATGGAGAAGCCGCTGGGTACGGATTTGGCTTCCTCTCGGGTCATCAACAATCAGGTGGCGGAGTATTTCAACGAATGCCAGGTTTACCGCATAGACCACTACCTTGGTAAAGAGACGGTACTCAACCTGCTGGCGCTGCGTTTTGCCAACTCGTTATTCGCCAATAATTGGGATAACCGGACGATTGACCACGTGCAGATTACCGTGGCCGAGGAAGTCGGTATTGAAGGGCGCTGGGGCTATTTTGATAAAGCCGGCCAAATGCGCGACATGATCCAAAACCATTTGCTGCAAATTCTTACTATGATCGCCATGTCGCCACCGGCGGATCTGAGTACCGATCGTATCCGTGATGAAAAGGTCAAAGTGCTGCGTTCGCTGCGCCGTATCGATCGCTCGAATGTGCATGAAGTGACGGTACGCGGCCAATATACCAGTGGTTTTGTGCAAGGGCAGAAGGTTCCAGGCTATCTGGAAGAAGAGGGTGCCAACAAAACCAGCAATACCGAAACGTTCGTGGCCATTCGCGTTGATATTGACGATTGGCGGTGGTCGGGCGTGCCGTTCTATCTACGAACCGGGAAGCGCTTGCCGTCGAAATGTTCTGAAGTGGTGGTGTACTTTAAGAACCCGGCGCTTAATCTGTTCCATGATTCTTATCAGCAGTTGCCTCAAAATAAATTAATCATTCGGTTGCAGCCTGATGAGGGCGTCGAAATCCAGATCTTGAATAAGATCCCGGGGCTTGATCATAAACATCGGCTGCAAACCACCAAGCTTGACCTGAGCTTTTCAGAAACCTTTAACCAACAGCATTTGGCCGATGCCTATGAGCGCCTGTTATTGGAAACCATGCGCGGCATTCAGGCGCTGTTCGTGCGTCGTGATGAGGTAGAAGAGGCCTGGAAATGGGTTGACTCGATTATGGATGCCTGGGCGATGGACAACGATTCGCCCAAACCCTATCAGGCGGGAACCTGGGGGCCGGTGGCCTCTGTCGCGATGATCACCCGTGATGGTCGTTCCTGGAACGAAGTGGAATAA
- the ruvB gene encoding Holliday junction branch migration DNA helicase RuvB, with the protein MIEADRLIAPTSVGEEEMLDRAIRPKLLAEYVGQPVVREQMEIFIEAARKRGDALDHLLIFGPPGLGKTTLANIVANELGVNLRTTSGPVLEKAGDLAALLTNLEPHDVLFIDEIHRLSPVVEEVLYPAMEDYQLDIMIGEGPAARSIKLDLPPFTLIGATTRAGSLTSPLRDRFGIVQRLEFYQVADLQHIVQRSAHCLGLEMTEDGALEVAKRSRGTPRIANRLLRRVRDFSEVKSDGTITGVVAMQALDMLAVDSEGFDYMDRKLLLAVIDKFMGGPVGLDNLAAAIGEERETIEDVLEPYLIQQGFLQRTPRGRIATQHAYRHFGLTREA; encoded by the coding sequence ATGATAGAAGCCGATCGTCTGATTGCGCCAACGTCTGTTGGTGAAGAAGAGATGCTGGATCGCGCCATTCGCCCTAAGCTGCTGGCGGAATATGTCGGCCAGCCCGTGGTGCGTGAACAGATGGAGATCTTTATCGAGGCTGCCCGTAAGCGTGGCGATGCGCTTGATCATCTATTGATATTTGGCCCACCGGGTCTTGGTAAAACCACGCTGGCGAACATCGTTGCTAATGAACTGGGGGTTAATTTACGCACGACATCCGGGCCCGTACTGGAAAAAGCCGGCGATTTGGCGGCTTTACTCACCAATCTTGAGCCGCATGACGTGCTGTTTATTGATGAAATCCATCGCTTGTCCCCCGTCGTAGAGGAGGTGCTCTATCCCGCGATGGAGGACTACCAACTGGATATCATGATTGGTGAAGGCCCGGCCGCGCGTTCTATCAAACTGGATTTGCCCCCCTTTACATTAATCGGCGCAACGACGCGCGCCGGGTCATTAACGTCGCCATTGCGCGATCGTTTTGGCATTGTGCAACGGCTTGAGTTTTATCAGGTTGCGGATTTACAGCACATTGTCCAGCGTAGCGCCCATTGTCTGGGGTTGGAGATGACGGAAGACGGGGCGCTGGAGGTGGCGAAACGTTCGCGCGGGACGCCGCGTATTGCTAACCGGTTGTTGCGCCGAGTCAGGGATTTCTCTGAGGTGAAATCGGACGGCACTATTACGGGTGTGGTGGCGATGCAAGCGTTGGACATGCTGGCGGTAGACAGCGAAGGCTTTGATTATATGGATCGCAAGTTGCTGCTTGCGGTGATCGATAAATTCATGGGCGGCCCCGTCGGGCTCGATAATCTTGCCGCTGCAATTGGCGAAGAGCGTGAGACTATCGAAGATGTGCTGGAGCCTTATCTTATCCAGCAGGGCTTTTTGCAGCGAACGCCGCGTGGGCGTATCGCTACTCAGCACGCCTACCGGCATTTTGGCCTGACGCGAGAGGCGTAG
- the znuC gene encoding zinc ABC transporter ATP-binding protein ZnuC: MSTLVSLEKVCVQFSHKPVLNDISLTLQAGRILTLLGPNGAGKSTLVRVVLGLQSPDSGTITRVPGIRIGYVPQKLHLDPTLPLTVSRFMRLRPGVSKHDIMPALKRVQAGHLLDQPMQKLSGGETQRVLLARAILTKPQLLVLDEPTQGVDVNGQVALYELINQLRQEYQCAVLMVSHDLHLVMAKTDEVLCLNQHICCSGAPEVVSMHPEFLAMFGPRGADQLAIYRHHHNHRHDLNGKIILKRQDSHSS, from the coding sequence ATGTCAACGCTAGTTTCGCTGGAAAAGGTCTGTGTTCAATTTAGTCACAAACCGGTTCTTAATGATATTTCGCTCACCCTTCAGGCTGGCCGCATCCTGACGCTGTTAGGACCGAATGGCGCAGGAAAATCCACGCTGGTTCGCGTGGTGTTGGGCCTGCAATCCCCGGATAGTGGCACAATTACCCGAGTGCCGGGGATACGAATTGGTTATGTGCCGCAAAAACTGCATTTAGACCCGACCCTGCCCTTGACCGTCAGCCGTTTCATGCGACTGCGCCCAGGCGTCAGCAAGCACGATATTATGCCAGCGCTAAAACGAGTACAGGCCGGGCATCTTCTTGACCAACCAATGCAAAAACTCTCCGGTGGGGAAACTCAGCGCGTTTTGCTGGCGCGCGCCATTCTGACCAAACCACAACTTCTGGTTCTTGATGAACCCACGCAAGGGGTTGATGTCAATGGCCAGGTCGCGCTCTACGAGCTCATTAATCAATTACGGCAAGAGTATCAATGCGCGGTACTAATGGTTTCACACGACCTGCATCTGGTGATGGCTAAAACGGATGAAGTATTATGCCTGAACCAGCATATTTGCTGCTCTGGTGCCCCTGAAGTGGTGTCGATGCACCCTGAATTCCTGGCTATGTTTGGCCCGCGCGGTGCCGATCAACTGGCAATTTACCGCCACCACCACAATCATCGCCATGATTTAAATGGAAAGATTATTTTAAAGCGACAGGATAGCCATTCGTCATGA
- a CDS encoding HoxN/HupN/NixA family nickel/cobalt transporter, whose protein sequence is MLSSLVRDNPRAIVVLGGLVVMNIVVWAVAWLMFHDNAALMATSLLAWCYGLRHAVDADHIAAIDNVTRKMMQQGKRPLGVGGWFSLGHSTIVILASLGLAATAAALQDDMLWFHEVGSVIGTTVSASFLLLMALVNLVILRGIWRTFRQFKQGNGGRLAEVDALPATGLMGRLFRSTFRLVDKSWHMYLVGLLFGLGFDTATEIGVLGISAAGATQGMSIWSIMMFPALFTCAMALIDTLDNVLMVGAYGWAFSKPQRKLYYNMTITATSVVVAMFIGGMEALGLLADKLDLHTGLWQIVEGFNAQLGNAGFYVVALFIACWVISLCNYRWKNYDALTLSS, encoded by the coding sequence ATGCTGTCTTCTCTTGTCAGAGATAACCCGCGCGCCATCGTGGTGTTGGGGGGGCTGGTGGTCATGAATATAGTGGTCTGGGCAGTGGCCTGGCTGATGTTTCATGACAATGCCGCACTAATGGCAACGAGCTTATTGGCCTGGTGCTATGGGTTGCGCCACGCCGTTGATGCCGATCACATCGCTGCAATTGATAATGTTACGCGCAAAATGATGCAACAAGGTAAACGCCCACTGGGTGTTGGCGGCTGGTTTTCTCTTGGGCACTCTACCATTGTTATTCTGGCCTCATTAGGGTTGGCGGCGACAGCAGCGGCATTACAGGATGACATGCTGTGGTTCCATGAAGTCGGTAGCGTGATTGGGACGACGGTCTCTGCCAGTTTTTTATTGCTGATGGCGCTGGTGAATTTAGTCATTCTGCGCGGTATCTGGCGAACATTCAGGCAGTTTAAACAAGGGAATGGTGGCCGTCTGGCGGAGGTTGACGCACTACCGGCTACAGGGCTGATGGGGAGGCTGTTTCGCTCCACGTTTCGTCTGGTGGATAAAAGCTGGCATATGTATCTGGTGGGCCTGCTGTTTGGTCTGGGTTTTGACACGGCGACCGAGATTGGCGTTCTTGGGATATCTGCGGCGGGCGCCACTCAGGGAATGTCTATCTGGTCTATCATGATGTTCCCGGCGCTGTTTACCTGTGCCATGGCGCTTATCGATACGTTAGACAACGTCCTGATGGTTGGAGCCTACGGCTGGGCATTCAGCAAACCGCAACGCAAGCTCTACTACAATATGACGATTACAGCGACCTCTGTGGTGGTCGCCATGTTTATCGGGGGGATGGAGGCACTGGGATTGCTGGCGGATAAACTCGATTTGCACACCGGGCTTTGGCAAATCGTCGAAGGGTTTAATGCGCAGTTGGGAAATGCCGGATTTTATGTTGTGGCGTTATTTATCGCTTGCTGGGTTATCTCACTGTGCAATTACCGCTGGAAGAATTACGACGCATTAACCCTCTCTAGCTAG
- the lpxM gene encoding lauroyl-Kdo(2)-lipid IV(A) myristoyltransferase (LpxM is lauroyl-Kdo(2)-lipid IV(A) myristoyltransferase, an enzyme characterized in Escherichia coli and involved in biosynthesis of the form of lipid A found in that species and some closely related species.): MEQDKKDKKARSEFIPQFSLTFLHPRYWGIWLVVLLAAAIACIPVRLRDPVLGWLGKHVGRVSHGARRRARINLLLCMPQLPESEREQIIDSMFATAPQAMMMMIELALWPATTLSSRVQWHGMEIIDALREQKRNIIFMVPHGWAVDIPAMLMSRQGQKMAAMMHNQKNPLQDYLWNLLRRRFGGRLHARNDGIKPFISSVREGYWGYYLPDQDHGPEHSEFVDFFATYKATLPAIGRLMKVCRAEIVPLFPVYDGKTSRLDIFIRPPMSDIDNADDSTIARRMNEEVEQLVAPNPEQYTWILKLLKTRQAGETEPYVRDDLYPR, translated from the coding sequence ATGGAACAAGATAAGAAAGACAAAAAAGCCCGCTCTGAGTTTATCCCGCAGTTTTCACTGACATTTTTACACCCTCGTTATTGGGGTATCTGGTTAGTGGTTTTACTGGCGGCGGCGATTGCGTGTATTCCCGTACGCTTGCGTGACCCTGTGTTGGGGTGGCTGGGTAAACATGTAGGGCGTGTTTCTCATGGTGCGAGGCGGCGAGCGCGTATTAACTTGCTGTTATGTATGCCTCAGTTACCCGAGTCTGAACGAGAGCAGATTATTGATAGTATGTTTGCCACTGCTCCGCAGGCAATGATGATGATGATAGAGCTGGCGTTATGGCCCGCTACCACGTTGTCTTCCCGTGTGCAATGGCATGGGATGGAGATTATTGACGCACTGCGGGAACAGAAACGTAATATTATTTTCATGGTGCCACACGGGTGGGCTGTTGATATTCCTGCCATGCTGATGAGTCGGCAAGGGCAGAAAATGGCCGCGATGATGCATAACCAGAAAAACCCGTTGCAGGATTATTTGTGGAACCTGCTACGTCGCCGTTTTGGTGGTCGTCTGCATGCACGCAATGACGGTATCAAACCGTTCATCAGCTCGGTTCGTGAAGGGTATTGGGGATATTATCTGCCCGATCAGGATCATGGCCCGGAGCACAGTGAATTTGTTGATTTCTTTGCTACCTACAAAGCGACCTTACCGGCTATCGGGCGGTTGATGAAAGTCTGCCGTGCCGAGATAGTGCCGCTCTTTCCTGTTTATGATGGGAAAACATCACGGCTGGATATCTTTATTCGCCCACCGATGAGTGATATTGATAATGCGGATGACAGCACGATTGCGCGTAGGATGAATGAAGAAGTTGAGCAATTGGTGGCACCGAATCCAGAGCAATACACCTGGATACTGAAGTTATTGAAGACCCGGCAAGCTGGAGAGACAGAGCCCTATGTGCGTGATGATCTCTACCCGCGTTAA
- the znuA gene encoding zinc ABC transporter substrate-binding protein ZnuA, with amino-acid sequence MLRITDNKWLRAMLVLSSLTASSLASASIVTSIRPLAFITAAIADGVTATDVVLPDGASPHDYALRPSDVQKLKSAELVVWVGPEMEAFLPKTLQSVPVNRQLALSVQPAIKTALLRESHPEHHEEENHAHHDADHDSQIPDGHDHDNASKNHQDSDDDGHHHGEFNMHIWLSPEMAQASAVAIHAKLLELMPQNKDKLDANLRKFTEKLAQVDENIVNMLTPVRGKGYFVFHDAYGYFEQHYGLTPLGHFTINPAIAPGAQRLNQIRTQMVEHKAVCVFAEPQFRPAVINAVAKGTDVRIGVLDPLGSDIAVDKDSYMRFLSQLSGQYLSCLKEKS; translated from the coding sequence ATGTTGCGTATTACTGATAATAAATGGTTGCGTGCCATGCTGGTACTGTCATCGCTGACGGCTTCTTCTCTGGCTTCGGCTTCAATTGTGACCTCTATTCGCCCTCTGGCATTTATTACTGCCGCTATCGCAGACGGTGTGACCGCGACAGATGTGGTACTCCCTGATGGTGCTTCGCCACATGACTATGCGCTGCGCCCTTCGGATGTGCAGAAACTTAAATCTGCCGAGCTGGTCGTGTGGGTCGGGCCGGAAATGGAAGCGTTTTTGCCTAAAACACTGCAATCGGTACCGGTAAACCGACAGCTTGCCCTGAGTGTTCAGCCTGCTATCAAAACGGCATTGTTACGCGAATCACATCCTGAACACCATGAAGAGGAAAACCACGCCCACCATGATGCGGATCATGACAGCCAGATACCTGATGGGCATGATCACGATAATGCATCAAAAAATCATCAGGATAGTGATGATGATGGGCATCATCATGGTGAGTTTAACATGCATATCTGGTTGTCACCGGAGATGGCTCAGGCCTCTGCCGTAGCGATTCATGCGAAGTTATTGGAACTTATGCCGCAGAATAAAGACAAACTGGATGCAAATCTGCGTAAATTCACTGAGAAACTTGCGCAGGTAGATGAAAATATTGTTAATATGCTGACGCCTGTGCGGGGCAAGGGGTATTTTGTTTTTCACGATGCCTACGGCTATTTTGAACAACACTACGGGTTGACGCCGTTAGGACATTTCACCATAAACCCGGCGATTGCGCCCGGTGCACAGCGTTTGAACCAGATACGAACACAAATGGTTGAGCACAAAGCAGTATGCGTTTTTGCTGAACCACAATTCAGGCCAGCGGTCATTAATGCTGTCGCCAAGGGAACCGATGTACGCATTGGCGTGCTTGACCCATTGGGAAGTGACATTGCTGTGGATAAAGACAGCTATATGCGTTTTCTGTCACAGCTGTCCGGGCAATATCTGAGCTGCCTGAAGGAAAAATCATGA
- the pyk gene encoding pyruvate kinase, with protein MSRRLRRTKIVTTLGPATDRDNNLEKIIAAGANVVRLNFSHGSPEDHQLRADKVREIAAKLGRHVAILGDLQGPKIRVSTFKEGKIFLNIGDKFLLDANLGKGEGDKEKVGIDYKGLPNDVVPGDILLLDDGRVQLKVLTVDGMKVFTEVTVGGPLSNNKGINKLGGGLSAEALTEKDKADIITAAKIGVDFLAVSFPRTGEDLHYARRLAREAGSHAKIVSKVERAEAVSTDEAMDDIILASDVVMVARGDLGVEIGDPELVGIQKKLIRRARQLNRSVITATQMMESMITNPMPTRAEVMDVANAVLDGTDAVMLSAETAAGQYPAETVAAMAKVCLGAEKIPSINVSKHRLDVQFDNVEESIAMSAMYTANHLNGVTAIIAMTESGRTALMMSRISSGLPIFAMSRHEHTLNLTALYRGVTPVQFTSYSDGVAAANDAVILLRDKGFLMSGDLVIVTQGDVMGTVGTTNTVRVLRVE; from the coding sequence ATGTCCAGACGGCTCAGAAGAACCAAAATCGTCACCACGCTCGGGCCCGCTACAGACCGTGACAATAACCTGGAAAAGATTATTGCTGCGGGCGCTAACGTAGTGCGCCTGAATTTCTCTCACGGCTCCCCGGAAGACCATCAACTCCGCGCAGACAAAGTGCGTGAAATTGCGGCTAAACTTGGCCGCCATGTCGCTATTTTGGGCGACCTTCAGGGGCCAAAAATTCGCGTTTCAACATTTAAGGAAGGCAAGATCTTCCTGAATATTGGGGATAAGTTCCTGCTGGATGCCAATCTTGGCAAAGGTGAAGGCGATAAAGAAAAAGTCGGTATTGACTATAAGGGCTTACCGAATGATGTCGTCCCCGGCGATATTCTGTTGCTTGATGATGGCCGAGTGCAACTGAAAGTGCTCACCGTAGACGGTATGAAGGTGTTCACTGAAGTGACCGTCGGTGGCCCGCTTTCAAACAACAAAGGTATTAATAAGCTCGGTGGCGGTTTATCCGCCGAGGCGCTGACGGAAAAAGACAAGGCCGACATTATCACCGCCGCCAAAATCGGTGTGGATTTTCTCGCTGTATCATTCCCCCGCACTGGCGAAGACCTGCATTATGCCCGCCGTCTGGCCCGGGAAGCGGGCAGTCATGCCAAAATCGTTTCCAAAGTCGAACGTGCAGAAGCCGTATCCACCGACGAAGCCATGGATGATATTATCCTGGCCTCTGATGTTGTGATGGTGGCGCGTGGCGATCTGGGCGTTGAAATCGGCGACCCGGAATTAGTCGGTATCCAGAAAAAACTGATCCGGCGCGCACGCCAGCTGAACCGCTCTGTCATTACTGCGACGCAAATGATGGAATCGATGATAACGAATCCAATGCCGACCCGTGCCGAAGTCATGGACGTCGCTAACGCCGTGCTGGATGGCACCGATGCGGTGATGCTTTCAGCCGAAACGGCCGCTGGTCAATACCCGGCAGAAACCGTCGCTGCCATGGCTAAGGTTTGTCTTGGCGCCGAGAAAATCCCCAGTATTAATGTCTCCAAGCACCGTCTTGATGTGCAATTCGACAACGTGGAAGAGTCGATTGCGATGTCAGCGATGTATACCGCCAATCACCTAAACGGGGTAACGGCGATTATCGCTATGACTGAATCTGGCCGTACCGCGCTGATGATGTCACGTATCAGTTCTGGTCTGCCGATTTTTGCCATGTCTCGCCATGAACACACGCTGAACCTTACGGCGCTGTATCGCGGTGTTACGCCGGTACAATTCACCAGCTATTCTGATGGTGTTGCCGCCGCAAATGACGCGGTTATCCTGCTACGCGACAAAGGCTTCCTGATGTCAGGCGACCTGGTCATCGTCACTCAGGGCGATGTGATGGGCACGGTTGGCACCACGAATACGGTTCGCGTGTTGCGGGTTGAATAA
- a CDS encoding MurR/RpiR family transcriptional regulator, giving the protein MNMLEKIQSHLELLSKSERKVAEVILASPQTAIHSSIATLANMAEVSEPTVNRFCRRLETKGFPDFKLHLAQSLANGTPYVNRNVEEDDSVESYTSKIFESTMAGLEHVKSCLDIQAVNRAVDLLTQARKISFFGFGASAAVAHDAMNKFFRFNIPVVYFDDLVMQRMSCMNSGDGDVVVLISHTGRTKSLVEMARLARENDATVIAITSDGSPLAREASLTLRVDVPEDTDVYMPMVSRIAQLTLIDVLATGFTLRRGAKFRDNLKRVKEALRESRFDKEERFSNPFN; this is encoded by the coding sequence ATGAATATGCTGGAAAAAATCCAGTCTCATCTGGAGTTGCTGAGTAAATCCGAACGCAAAGTGGCAGAGGTGATTCTCGCATCGCCACAAACAGCTATCCACTCCAGTATTGCGACACTTGCCAACATGGCCGAGGTTAGCGAACCCACCGTCAACCGCTTTTGCCGTCGTCTGGAGACCAAAGGGTTCCCTGATTTCAAGCTGCACCTGGCGCAAAGTCTGGCAAATGGTACACCCTATGTGAACCGAAATGTCGAAGAGGATGACTCTGTCGAGTCGTATACCAGCAAAATTTTTGAATCCACCATGGCAGGCCTGGAACATGTGAAGTCCTGTTTGGATATTCAGGCGGTCAACCGGGCCGTAGACCTTCTGACGCAAGCCCGGAAAATTTCTTTCTTTGGCTTTGGCGCCTCAGCCGCTGTCGCCCATGATGCGATGAATAAGTTTTTTCGCTTCAATATTCCCGTCGTGTACTTTGATGATCTGGTGATGCAGCGTATGAGCTGCATGAACTCCGGCGACGGTGATGTCGTTGTACTGATTTCGCATACCGGCCGCACAAAAAGTTTGGTTGAAATGGCAAGGCTCGCGCGGGAAAACGATGCTACCGTTATTGCAATCACGTCCGATGGCTCACCTCTGGCGCGCGAAGCCTCGCTCACATTACGGGTGGACGTTCCTGAAGATACCGATGTCTACATGCCGATGGTTTCACGCATCGCCCAGCTCACGCTGATAGATGTGTTGGCCACCGGTTTTACGCTGCGGCGCGGCGCAAAATTCCGCGATAACTTGAAGCGGGTCAAGGAAGCATTACGCGAATCGAGATTTGATAAGGAAGAACGATTCAGCAATCCATTTAATTAA
- the mepM gene encoding murein DD-endopeptidase MepM, which produces MQQIVRTIALAYNSLPRPHRVMLGSLTVVTLAAAVWRPMTYPPVNDAPVIVKSAESEKTPPQNQSQVLNPPASEPLDTTPPPVVSEQVRTEPVSTPALAMTDTNSEPLDQPSTTEGIPKDDLDDKDADGVHEYVVSTGDTLSSILTQYGIDVSEIAALAERNAALRNLKVGQQLTWTLDGDGALQSLSWQVSRRETRTYTRVGDTFREEIENVEGDWQNKVLVGRLDGSFASSAQAAGLTSSETREVIRALQWQLDFRKLRKDDSFAVLISREILDGHSEQSELQGVRLRTGGKNYYAFRAEDGKFYDREGSGLMRGFLRFPTMKQFKVSSNFNPRRLNPVTGRIAPHRGVDFAMPVGTPVLAVGDGEVVVAERDSEAGNFVAVRHGRQYTTRYMHMTRLLVKPGQKIKRGDRIGLSGNTGRSTGPHLHYELWVNQQAVNPLTAKLPRSEGLMGKERRDYLAHVREVLPQLQLD; this is translated from the coding sequence GTGCAGCAGATAGTTCGAACTATCGCTCTGGCGTATAACAGTTTACCCCGGCCTCACCGCGTGATGCTGGGATCGCTGACCGTTGTTACATTGGCCGCCGCCGTCTGGCGGCCAATGACCTACCCACCGGTTAATGACGCACCTGTTATCGTAAAAAGCGCAGAAAGCGAAAAAACGCCCCCTCAAAATCAGAGTCAGGTTTTAAATCCTCCTGCCAGTGAACCATTGGACACAACACCGCCGCCGGTGGTAAGCGAACAGGTGCGCACTGAGCCGGTGTCAACACCCGCTCTAGCCATGACAGACACCAACAGTGAACCGCTCGATCAACCATCAACCACTGAAGGGATTCCTAAAGATGATTTGGACGATAAAGATGCGGACGGGGTGCACGAATATGTAGTGTCAACGGGGGATACCCTGAGCAGTATTCTAACGCAGTATGGTATTGATGTGTCAGAGATTGCCGCACTTGCCGAGCGCAATGCGGCGTTACGTAATTTAAAGGTTGGTCAGCAACTGACCTGGACTCTGGACGGTGACGGCGCACTACAGAGCTTAAGCTGGCAGGTGTCGCGCCGGGAAACCCGAACCTATACTCGCGTAGGTGATACGTTCCGCGAAGAAATTGAGAATGTGGAAGGTGACTGGCAAAACAAGGTATTGGTAGGGCGGCTCGATGGCAGCTTTGCCAGTAGTGCTCAGGCCGCAGGGCTGACGAGCAGCGAGACGCGCGAGGTTATCCGTGCATTACAGTGGCAGCTTGATTTTCGTAAGTTGCGTAAAGATGACAGTTTTGCTGTGTTGATTTCCCGTGAAATACTGGATGGACACAGTGAACAGAGTGAGCTGCAAGGCGTGCGTCTGCGCACCGGTGGTAAGAATTACTATGCGTTTCGGGCGGAAGATGGCAAATTTTACGATCGCGAAGGCTCTGGCCTGATGCGAGGCTTCTTGCGCTTCCCCACGATGAAGCAGTTTAAAGTGTCATCCAATTTTAATCCGCGTCGCCTTAATCCTGTTACCGGGCGTATCGCGCCGCATCGTGGCGTGGATTTTGCTATGCCGGTCGGCACGCCGGTGTTGGCAGTTGGTGATGGCGAAGTCGTCGTGGCTGAACGTGATAGCGAAGCCGGCAACTTTGTCGCTGTTCGTCATGGACGCCAGTACACTACGCGCTATATGCATATGACTCGCTTGCTGGTAAAACCCGGTCAGAAAATTAAACGCGGCGATCGCATTGGGCTGTCGGGAAATACCGGACGCTCCACTGGCCCGCATTTGCATTATGAGCTTTGGGTAAACCAGCAGGCTGTTAACCCGCTGACGGCTAAATTGCCGCGTTCGGAAGGGTTGATGGGCAAAGAGCGTCGCGATTATCTGGCGCATGTGCGTGAAGTATTGCCGCAGCTACAGCTTGATTGA